A stretch of the Thalassotalea euphylliae genome encodes the following:
- the pulA gene encoding pullulanase-type alpha-1,6-glucosidase: protein MISKRATLPTKTLPRIKQSKTLQASLLLPTLVLPTMLLTTGCQPTSSDSTSKSQGEQLLTDDMATSDLINIDKQASSFSAHWLSQNVIVLANANAKKSYRLATQSITPATNQLSGEQLSAKLVPIDFPPALAIKFPHLSEFQAFTVSIAAATAKTWLKQPLYVFEQTANGKTGQHKTAQHIVAYVQTGAVIDDLYTREANDADEVNDLGASVISDAVNVKLWAPTALSVDLLLFNQDKSPAAPAQMAMGFDEQTGVWQTKLPTSAETLFYQYRINVYHPATGKVEEIVTTDPYSLSLSTDSEYSQIVNLNANYTQPKNWESQAQPALAAPEDAILYEVHIRDFSANEAKLSNTTYRGKYKAFTEQNSDGMNHLTTLKDAGLNHIHLLPAFDIGTVNEAQGEAFDLHSTVGDICQKQPSISLCSQNLDAKLSLEQVLSQFDPMGSEAQALVTELKTFDKYNWGYDPFHYTVPEGSYAVNPDGTSRIVEFREMVQHLHNLGFRVVMDVVYNHTHKARLERTAVLDKIVPNYYQRLHPLTGDIEQSTCCDNTATERTMMAKLMTDSLVVWARDYKIDGFRFDLMGHQPKDLMLAARDAVRAADPDTYFYGEGWNFGEVANNRQFIQASQLELGGTEIGTFSDRLRDAVRGAGFNIQGDDIRRHQGIGNGLNVKPNELTSAHATDNHTNKPDYGLLLDQLRVGLAGNLADYPLIDHDGTTGTGKDIPYGGQPTGYAHDPADTINYVSKHDNQTLWDNNQYRNATDLTTAERVRLHNQSLSYPLLAQGIPFLHMGSEFLRSKSYLRDSYDYSDWFNRVDFSKQQNFYSVGLPPAEKDQANWPLISRLLAANEGRDKPSANDIGFASDVFADFLAIRTSTRLLRLTNKQDIIDKLSFLNTGKNQQSGLIVMHIDNSKGRALADDFQQLLVVFNSAPSEQSFELNSASKMGVGLKNIGKLTLHPRQQDGADKIVKASKIVAGVVTVPAFTTAVFVQQATPAAN, encoded by the coding sequence ATGATTAGCAAACGCGCCACATTACCAACAAAGACATTGCCAAGAATCAAACAGTCAAAAACTTTACAAGCTTCATTGCTGTTACCAACACTTGTACTGCCAACAATGCTGCTGACAACTGGCTGCCAGCCAACGAGCAGCGACTCAACAAGTAAAAGCCAAGGCGAGCAACTGCTCACCGATGATATGGCCACGAGCGATTTAATTAATATCGACAAACAAGCATCATCTTTTAGCGCGCATTGGCTAAGTCAAAACGTGATAGTGCTGGCAAATGCAAACGCGAAAAAAAGTTATCGTTTAGCCACTCAGTCAATCACGCCCGCTACTAACCAGCTTTCAGGCGAACAACTAAGTGCAAAGTTAGTGCCAATTGATTTTCCACCAGCATTAGCTATCAAGTTTCCACACTTATCAGAATTCCAAGCTTTTACTGTGAGTATTGCTGCAGCAACAGCAAAAACTTGGTTAAAGCAACCGCTGTATGTATTTGAGCAGACGGCTAACGGTAAAACTGGTCAACATAAAACAGCTCAGCATATTGTTGCCTATGTGCAAACTGGCGCTGTTATTGACGATTTATACACACGCGAAGCCAATGACGCCGATGAGGTCAATGATCTAGGAGCGAGTGTTATAAGCGACGCAGTTAACGTTAAACTTTGGGCACCAACGGCACTTTCGGTCGACTTATTGTTATTCAACCAAGATAAATCGCCAGCAGCTCCAGCACAAATGGCAATGGGGTTCGATGAGCAGACAGGTGTTTGGCAAACCAAGTTGCCAACCAGTGCCGAAACACTGTTTTATCAATACCGAATCAATGTTTACCATCCAGCAACGGGCAAGGTTGAAGAAATTGTTACCACGGACCCCTACTCGCTGAGCTTGTCGACTGATAGTGAATACAGTCAGATTGTCAATTTAAATGCCAATTACACTCAGCCGAAAAATTGGGAAAGCCAAGCGCAACCGGCGCTTGCCGCACCAGAAGATGCAATTTTATATGAAGTGCATATTCGCGACTTTAGCGCCAATGAGGCAAAGCTCTCTAACACTACATATCGCGGAAAATATAAAGCCTTTACTGAGCAAAACTCAGATGGCATGAATCACCTTACTACACTCAAAGACGCTGGCCTTAACCATATTCACTTACTCCCTGCATTTGATATAGGTACGGTGAATGAAGCGCAAGGCGAGGCGTTTGATTTACACTCAACCGTTGGTGATATTTGTCAAAAACAACCAAGCATTAGCCTGTGTAGCCAAAACCTAGACGCCAAGCTATCGCTCGAGCAAGTGCTATCGCAATTTGACCCTATGGGCAGCGAAGCACAGGCACTTGTTACCGAGCTGAAAACTTTTGACAAGTACAACTGGGGCTACGATCCATTTCACTACACCGTGCCAGAAGGCAGCTATGCCGTAAATCCAGACGGTACTAGTCGTATTGTTGAATTTCGTGAAATGGTCCAGCACCTGCACAATTTGGGTTTTAGAGTCGTGATGGATGTGGTTTATAACCATACACATAAGGCTCGCCTAGAGCGCACAGCAGTACTTGATAAGATAGTGCCAAACTATTATCAGCGTTTGCATCCACTAACAGGTGACATTGAGCAATCAACCTGTTGCGACAACACGGCCACCGAGCGCACTATGATGGCCAAGCTGATGACTGACTCGTTAGTTGTATGGGCACGCGATTATAAAATTGACGGTTTTCGTTTTGATCTAATGGGCCACCAGCCCAAAGACTTGATGTTAGCAGCACGAGATGCCGTGCGAGCTGCAGATCCAGACACGTACTTTTACGGCGAAGGTTGGAACTTTGGCGAAGTGGCGAACAATCGTCAATTTATCCAAGCTTCTCAACTTGAACTGGGTGGTACCGAAATAGGTACATTTAGTGATCGTTTACGCGATGCTGTGCGCGGCGCAGGCTTTAATATTCAAGGGGACGATATTCGCCGCCATCAAGGCATTGGTAATGGCCTTAACGTTAAGCCAAACGAGTTAACTTCAGCGCATGCTACAGATAATCATACCAACAAACCTGACTATGGCTTACTGCTTGATCAGTTGCGTGTTGGCCTAGCAGGCAATCTAGCTGATTACCCACTTATTGATCACGATGGCACAACCGGTACTGGTAAAGACATTCCCTATGGTGGTCAACCAACCGGATACGCGCACGATCCTGCCGACACCATCAACTATGTCTCGAAGCACGACAATCAAACCTTGTGGGACAACAACCAATATCGCAACGCTACTGACTTAACCACTGCAGAGCGCGTTCGTTTACATAATCAAAGTTTGTCATACCCATTGTTAGCGCAAGGCATTCCATTCTTGCATATGGGTTCAGAATTTTTGCGTTCAAAGTCTTACCTGCGTGACAGCTATGACTACAGTGATTGGTTTAATCGCGTCGACTTTAGCAAACAGCAAAACTTTTATTCCGTAGGTTTGCCGCCAGCAGAAAAAGATCAAGCTAACTGGCCGCTTATTTCGCGTTTACTCGCCGCAAATGAAGGGCGTGACAAGCCAAGTGCTAACGACATTGGTTTTGCCAGCGATGTATTTGCCGATTTCTTGGCAATTCGCACTAGCACACGTTTGCTGCGCTTAACGAATAAGCAAGACATTATCGATAAGCTAAGCTTTTTAAATACGGGTAAAAACCAACAAAGCGGTCTCATTGTCATGCATATTGATAACAGCAAAGGGCGTGCATTAGCAGATGATTTCCAACAGCTGTTGGTGGTATTTAACTCAGCGCCGTCTGAACAATCATTTGAGCTTAATAGCGCTTCTAAAATGGGAGTAGGCCTTAAAAATATCGGCAAACTAACCTTACACCCTCGCCAGCAAGATGGCGCTGACAAGATAGTGAAAGCCAGTAAAATTGTCGCCGGTGTTGTTACTGTGCCAGCTTTTACCACCGCCGTATTTGTGCAACAAGCCACGCCAGCCGCAAATTAA
- a CDS encoding TIM-barrel domain-containing protein: protein MRYLITGLLVLSSSSFMASASYIEHAVKEHSVHILGDEASFTLTAYQHNAIEAVFASEHHRELASYAIAPNAKGSAFQVTETPSNLQVTNGAITAIVDKTSLTIRYQRDGQPLLTQTDFTSQPAGISFSFAIDEQEKLIGGGQRVLGMDRRGHKLPLYNKAHYGYTTESSQMYYSLPAVLSSKKYMLLFDNSATGELDLDSNATNTVKLSAVGGRASYIVVADNSYPALLKNYVELTGKQPLPPRWSLGNFASRFGYHDQLEVYDVVERFKQEDMPLDALVLDLYWFGKDIKGHMGNLAWDRTAFPTPEKMIADLSADGVNTVVITEPFILSTSNRWLEAVENQALALNSAGEPYRFDFYFGNTGLVDVFNEQGTQWFNQAYERLAEQGVTGWWGDLGEPEVHPDDILHTLADGSQVRGDNVHNVYGHKWAEMVYQKSLELAPNQRPMVMMRSGFLGSQRYGMIPWTGDVSRSWGGLKPQVELSLQMSLFGLAYTHSDLGGFAGGETFDAEMYTRWLQYGVFQPVYRPHAQEHIAPEPVFHDEETKRIVREFIKLRYRLLPYNYTLAFENTTTGMPLMRPLMFENEQDLSLIDEQNTYLWGDAFLVTPVTQAGTAQVDVNFPDGVWFDYFTGQMVMGGEVKAYPVSLSSLPVFVRAGSFVPTTADIENTKAYNPNQFNLNYYYHDSIANSTGQLYQDDGISQNSLAHKAYQLWQFEATNNSDQLAIDFGQSGNGFTGLATSQAVELVVHHLPHNPKEVLWANKKLPLLHSKRAYSLASAGAFWDADTQKLQVKLALNKSQQQLVIKKH, encoded by the coding sequence ATGCGTTACCTGATAACAGGCTTGCTAGTACTTTCGAGCAGTTCATTTATGGCATCAGCCAGTTATATTGAGCATGCTGTCAAGGAGCATAGCGTTCACATTCTCGGTGATGAGGCTTCATTCACGTTGACCGCATACCAGCACAACGCTATTGAGGCCGTGTTTGCCAGTGAGCATCACCGTGAGTTGGCGTCGTATGCCATTGCCCCCAATGCTAAAGGCAGTGCCTTTCAAGTAACAGAAACCCCTAGCAATTTACAAGTCACCAATGGTGCTATTACGGCGATTGTTGATAAAACGTCGCTTACCATTCGTTATCAGCGTGATGGACAGCCGTTATTAACTCAAACGGACTTTACTAGTCAGCCAGCAGGCATTTCGTTTAGTTTTGCCATTGATGAGCAAGAAAAGCTTATTGGTGGTGGCCAGCGTGTGCTTGGGATGGATCGCAGGGGACATAAACTGCCGCTTTACAATAAGGCTCACTATGGCTACACCACTGAATCAAGCCAAATGTATTACAGCCTGCCAGCCGTACTCTCATCGAAAAAATACATGCTGTTATTTGACAATTCAGCGACTGGAGAATTGGACTTAGACAGCAATGCGACGAATACCGTTAAGTTGTCTGCCGTTGGTGGCCGTGCCAGTTATATTGTTGTGGCTGATAACTCATACCCAGCGTTATTGAAAAACTATGTGGAACTAACCGGTAAGCAACCGCTGCCACCGCGTTGGTCACTTGGTAACTTCGCTTCGCGCTTTGGTTATCACGATCAACTGGAAGTTTACGATGTTGTTGAGCGTTTTAAGCAAGAAGATATGCCGCTAGACGCACTGGTGCTTGATTTGTACTGGTTTGGCAAAGATATCAAGGGGCATATGGGCAACCTAGCATGGGATCGCACAGCCTTTCCAACGCCTGAAAAGATGATCGCTGACTTAAGCGCTGATGGTGTGAATACGGTTGTGATTACCGAGCCATTTATTCTTTCAACGTCAAATCGGTGGTTAGAAGCCGTTGAAAACCAAGCGTTAGCGCTCAACAGTGCAGGAGAGCCGTATCGCTTTGATTTCTATTTTGGTAATACTGGCTTAGTGGATGTATTTAATGAGCAAGGAACCCAGTGGTTTAACCAAGCATACGAGCGTTTAGCTGAGCAAGGCGTTACCGGTTGGTGGGGCGATTTAGGCGAGCCGGAAGTGCACCCTGATGATATTTTGCATACCTTAGCTGATGGTTCACAGGTGCGGGGCGATAATGTTCACAATGTGTATGGGCACAAGTGGGCTGAAATGGTGTATCAAAAAAGTTTGGAGCTGGCGCCAAATCAGCGACCAATGGTGATGATGCGCTCTGGGTTTCTTGGTAGCCAGCGCTACGGCATGATCCCTTGGACAGGCGATGTGAGCCGTTCATGGGGTGGTTTAAAGCCGCAGGTAGAGCTAAGCTTGCAAATGAGTTTGTTTGGCCTTGCTTACACCCACTCTGACCTCGGTGGCTTTGCTGGTGGCGAAACGTTTGACGCAGAAATGTATACTCGTTGGTTGCAATACGGGGTATTCCAGCCAGTGTATCGCCCACATGCGCAAGAACATATTGCGCCTGAACCAGTGTTTCACGATGAAGAAACCAAGCGTATTGTGCGAGAGTTTATCAAGCTTAGATATCGCTTATTGCCATACAACTATACGTTAGCGTTTGAAAACACAACGACCGGCATGCCATTAATGCGCCCACTCATGTTCGAGAATGAACAAGATCTATCGCTTATTGATGAGCAAAACACTTACTTGTGGGGAGATGCTTTTTTAGTGACTCCTGTAACACAAGCTGGAACAGCGCAAGTTGATGTTAACTTCCCTGATGGCGTGTGGTTTGATTACTTTACGGGGCAGATGGTTATGGGAGGAGAAGTGAAAGCTTATCCGGTTTCGCTATCAAGCTTACCTGTTTTTGTTCGTGCGGGTAGCTTTGTGCCAACAACCGCAGACATTGAAAACACCAAAGCCTACAATCCAAATCAGTTTAACTTGAATTATTATTATCACGATAGCATTGCCAACAGCACAGGGCAGCTATACCAAGATGATGGCATCAGCCAGAATAGCTTAGCTCATAAGGCCTACCAGCTTTGGCAATTTGAGGCGACTAATAACTCAGACCAGCTAGCGATAGATTTTGGGCAATCTGGCAATGGTTTTACTGGTTTAGCAACGAGCCAAGCGGTTGAATTAGTGGTGCATCATTTGCCACATAACCCTAAGGAAGTGTTATGGGCGAACAAGAAGCTGCCATTGTTGCATTCTAAACGCGCATATTCGCTAGCAAGTGCTGGCGCATTTTGGGACGCTGACACACAAAAATTACAGGTAAAACTAGCGTTGAATAAGTCGCAGCAACAGCTTGTGATTAAAAAGCACTAA
- a CDS encoding glycoside hydrolase family 13 protein, whose translation MQKTFFSKLATKTVGKSLTAITAVLLTHSSLASAAAVSEVASTALAASKTGNANASYQIKHLEPSSWWVDMKSPALQLLVHGDNISELTPQIKSDKVVIKQINKVANPNYLFVDVIIREGTKPHRFNIDFLQDNEVVISHPYQLKARNKTSAADISFSAKDVIYLVTPDRFANGNPNNDQVPQLLERKNRTAPGGRHGGDLQGIINHLNYIEDMGYTQIWLNPVVENNQQEYSYHGYSATDFYQIDARFGDNALYKKLATEAQKRGIGLIIDVVLNHSGSGHWWHNDLPTEDWYNNQGKAYVGTNHKREALHDSYAVNADKQLFSDGWFVPTMPDLNQRNSYLANYLIQNTLWWIEYANLSGIRVDTYSYPDKAFLTQWTKRLTDEYPNINIVGEEWSTNPAIVAYWQKGANTHDGYQSYLPSVMDFPMQDLLVKALTNKESWNTGLNQLYQVLANDFLYAAPEDLVIFPDNHDMSRIFTQLNEDYELFKIAMTYLMTTRGIPQVFYGTEILMANPGTTDHGVIRTDFPGGWQGDDVSGFTGKGLTSTQKKAQEFMRKLMNWRKNTPTIHHGELRHYAPESGVYVYFRYDELNKYMVVINKNASEVTLAMEKYSELLGKAKSLIPVLSNKPIAIQENMLMPAKTATIFQVR comes from the coding sequence ATGCAAAAAACATTTTTCAGTAAGTTAGCAACCAAAACAGTTGGCAAGTCGTTAACCGCGATAACAGCTGTGCTGCTAACACATTCATCATTAGCAAGTGCCGCAGCAGTTTCCGAAGTGGCTAGCACGGCGCTAGCAGCGAGCAAGACAGGTAATGCAAACGCAAGTTATCAAATCAAACATTTAGAGCCCAGCTCTTGGTGGGTTGATATGAAAAGCCCTGCCCTTCAGTTGCTAGTGCATGGCGACAATATCAGCGAATTAACACCACAAATAAAATCCGATAAGGTAGTTATCAAGCAAATTAACAAGGTTGCTAACCCTAATTACCTGTTTGTTGATGTGATCATTCGCGAAGGCACAAAACCACATCGCTTTAATATCGACTTTTTACAAGACAACGAAGTGGTTATCAGCCACCCTTATCAACTGAAAGCACGTAATAAAACCTCTGCAGCCGATATTAGTTTTAGTGCCAAAGATGTTATTTACTTAGTGACGCCTGACCGATTCGCTAACGGCAACCCTAATAATGACCAAGTGCCCCAGCTGCTGGAAAGAAAAAACCGCACGGCACCTGGTGGCCGCCACGGTGGTGATTTACAAGGTATTATTAATCACCTCAATTACATTGAAGACATGGGCTACACTCAGATTTGGCTCAACCCAGTGGTCGAAAATAATCAGCAAGAATATTCCTATCACGGCTATTCAGCCACTGACTTTTATCAAATTGACGCTCGCTTTGGCGACAATGCGCTTTATAAAAAATTAGCGACCGAAGCCCAGAAACGTGGCATTGGGCTGATTATTGATGTGGTATTAAATCACAGTGGCTCAGGTCACTGGTGGCACAACGATTTACCAACTGAAGATTGGTATAACAACCAAGGCAAAGCATACGTAGGTACTAATCATAAGCGCGAGGCACTGCACGACTCTTACGCCGTTAACGCCGATAAGCAGCTATTTAGCGATGGTTGGTTTGTGCCGACCATGCCAGATCTTAATCAACGTAATTCTTACTTAGCTAACTACTTAATTCAAAATACCTTGTGGTGGATTGAGTACGCCAACCTGTCGGGTATTCGCGTTGATACATACTCTTACCCTGATAAAGCGTTTTTAACGCAATGGACAAAACGCTTGACCGACGAATATCCCAATATCAATATTGTCGGCGAAGAATGGTCAACCAATCCAGCTATTGTCGCCTATTGGCAAAAAGGGGCTAACACACACGATGGTTATCAATCTTATTTACCCAGTGTGATGGACTTCCCAATGCAAGACTTGCTCGTTAAAGCGTTAACAAATAAAGAAAGCTGGAATACGGGGCTCAATCAGCTATATCAAGTGCTTGCCAATGACTTTTTATACGCAGCGCCAGAAGATTTAGTAATTTTCCCAGACAACCACGATATGAGCCGTATCTTCACTCAATTAAATGAAGATTACGAGTTGTTCAAAATCGCGATGACCTACCTAATGACAACCCGTGGCATCCCACAGGTTTTCTATGGTACCGAGATCTTAATGGCTAATCCGGGTACTACAGATCACGGTGTGATACGTACCGACTTCCCAGGCGGCTGGCAAGGTGATGACGTGAGTGGGTTTACTGGCAAAGGATTAACGTCAACCCAGAAAAAAGCGCAAGAATTTATGCGTAAATTGATGAATTGGCGTAAAAACACGCCGACCATTCACCACGGAGAACTTCGCCACTACGCACCAGAAAGCGGCGTTTACGTGTATTTCCGATATGACGAGCTGAACAAGTACATGGTGGTGATAAACAAAAACGCCAGTGAGGTTACGCTTGCAATGGAGAAATATTCAGAACTCTTAGGTAAAGCCAAAAGCCTTATTCCAGTGCTAAGTAATAAGCCTATTGCGATTCAAGAAAATATGTTGATGCCAGCAAAAACAGCGACAATCTTTCAAGTGAGATAG
- a CDS encoding DsbA family protein, translating to MPWKLLVLIGVILPLLNFSVAADEFVEGRHYRVLDLPKSQQQEIREFFSFYCKQCYSQQEFMQQLVKRIPRRASYVKNHVAGQPNRSAEVENLLTSAVLIADKMRMRDQVVEAIFNHIHQKKLDFKTVDDVRKLFISVGGNEFMFDSSLGSYSIDMQLAEMQQTAKALKAQGESNLPNLIINGRYKPLASQITNIDEYKRLIYFLLRK from the coding sequence ATGCCGTGGAAGCTATTGGTGCTTATTGGCGTAATCTTGCCTTTACTTAACTTTTCTGTCGCTGCTGATGAGTTTGTTGAAGGCAGACACTATCGTGTGCTTGATTTACCTAAGAGCCAACAACAAGAAATTAGAGAGTTTTTTTCTTTTTACTGCAAGCAGTGTTATAGCCAACAAGAGTTTATGCAGCAGTTGGTTAAGCGTATTCCACGCCGTGCTAGCTATGTTAAAAACCATGTCGCAGGTCAACCTAATCGTTCTGCTGAGGTCGAGAATTTATTGACCAGTGCGGTGTTAATCGCCGATAAAATGCGGATGCGAGACCAAGTTGTTGAAGCAATTTTCAACCATATACATCAGAAAAAACTAGACTTTAAAACGGTGGACGATGTTCGAAAACTGTTTATTTCAGTTGGTGGTAACGAGTTTATGTTTGATAGTAGCCTTGGCAGCTACAGTATCGACATGCAGCTTGCAGAAATGCAACAAACCGCTAAAGCGTTAAAGGCACAAGGCGAGTCTAATTTACCTAACCTTATTATTAATGGACGATACAAGCCATTGGCCAGCCAAATCACTAATATCGATGAATATAAACGGTTGATTTACTTTCTACTGCGCAAATAA